GTATCATATTGTTGAAGCCTTCATCCATAATATCAGTATGATCAGTCAAAAACAACACAAATTGGTCTTTCTAAGCCTTTAGAGCTATCAAATGTTGTAAAAATGGCTGAATCTTTTTTTGGCTCAACCATTTTTTCTTCATCTCGTATGCTAGCATATACAGTTTTTTATTGAACTTTTCTGGATAATTATTTTCTAATTCATTAAGAACTTCAGTAATTAATCCTCTTCTACTTCCTAAGCACAAAATATCCTTAGGATCCTGAGTTGATAAAAATTGAATAATTTCATCTTTATTTTTATATTCTATTTCACAATTTTCATTCACACCTACAATATTTTTATTTCAAACTCTACCAAGCATTGCTCCATGCTCTTTAGGCATTCTAAATGATTGAGTAAAGCTAATCTTTTCATAATTTACCAAAAAGTTATTTATGAATTCATCTGCCTTTAAAGTTGTTGAGTCATATATTTTCTGATCCATATCTCCAACAGCCACAATTTGTATATTTGGATTATGCTCCTTGATTCTTGTCAACAAATCACTAATCTCAGTGTTAATGTCTTGATATTCATCAAGAACTAAAATGTCGTAATTTCCTGGAACAATATCAGTTTCAAGATAGTCTTTTATAGCATCGTTACCTGATGTCTTTATATTGTTTCTTATAAGTATTCCGTATGCAAAGCCATGATAATTTGTTGTGGTAACATTTTTATTCCTAATTTTGTTTTTGGCATCTAGTTTCAATAATTTATTGTATGTTAAATACAAAATTTTCTTTGTTATGGACAACTCATTACATAATGCTTGTATTGCAGTTGTTTTACCGCTGCCTATGCACGCATCTACCAAAACATTTTTACCTTCTCTGACTAAATCAATCATTTTTTGTTGTTCAGAAGTTAAATTTTTGTATGATAAAACAAAGTTGTTAGAACTCATATAACCCCTAAGAATTAGTATTATTCAAAATGCTACTAAGTATAGGTTGCAAAAATTTTGCCCATTTTTTAGGGCAAAATGCAACAATTTATTTTAAAAATCATACACTATATTCGAAGTTATCCTTTGGTATGGAATGAATATGAAATTATTTCTAAAAAAATTTAGTTTAAAAACGTAAATATTGCAAAAATACCACAATTTTATTGTGATATTTTTGTCATTATGCTTTTTGACTAAAACTCCTTATTTATAATACTGCATGAATATTTTAATAATTAGAAGGACATGTAAAAATGAAGAAAAAACTTACTATTGCCCTTTCATCAGTAATTGGTACTGCACTGCTAGCAACTGCTATTGCAGTTCCAATCGCTTTGCATCAAAAAAATAAAAAACCACTTATGATTAATAATAATTTTGGCGCTATCAAAAATCCTAAAGATATGAATGATTTAATGATAGATGATGGCGATATGACTAAAAGTCATCCACCATTAATGAAATCTGAACCAGTGGATCTTAGTTCTCTTATTAATAAAGCAAGTTTAGGCTTAATAATTACAGAAAATGATTTACCTACTGAAAAGCAATTATTAGATTTAGTTAAGAAAGAAAATCCCGGCTTAGGTGAACAGGCCTTACAGTCTTTAACTGTTGAAAACATCTCTAAAGAAGGTTCAACAATAACTTCTAAAAATAAAGATGATTTTTCAGGAGAAATAAAGCTTGAATATAGATCTAGAACAAATAGTGAACAAGATGAATATAACAAGAAAACAACTGAACTAGTAAAAACAACATGGAATAATTCATTTAAAAATAAAATGCACAACCTTATGACATTTGGTGAAATTTTTGATAGCCTAGTGAAAAAAGTTAATAGAGAAGATAGCAAGATTACTATTGATGAAGACTTGAAAAAAACTTACATTACGACATATTTAAAAAACGGTGCTAATAGTGGCAGTAGTGGTTCAGGATCTAACGGTGTTCAAGGTAATAGCGACAATAAAGAATTTGTTGTTAAAGTTGAAGATAAAGATGAAATTAAATTAGAAATTGGCTTTGCCAGGGGGGGGACTGTTCCTACCAAATACATTGACAAAAATGGTAAAGAAGTTAGCGCAGATAGTTGAGATTTATCTAACATAGATGCTGCTGTTATCACTAAAATTGGCTTCCATGATTACAAAGGAAGCATTAGAGTACCTGTTATGCCTAAAAATGTTAAGCAAGTACCAAAAGAATTGCCGTCAGTAGTAACTAGTTTAGAAAAAACGTTTAAAGGATTAAAAAGTGACAAAGTACTAGGAATTGAAAGCTGAGATACGTCAAATATTACAAATTTATCAGAAACATTTATTGATGCCGAAAACTTTAATCAGGACTTGTCAAATTGAAAAACCTTAAATGTCACAGATATGTCAGCAACATTTTTTAATGCTAAAAAATTCAATAGTCCATTAGATAAATGAGATACATCTAATGTGGAAAATATGCAATCAATGTTCTATGGTGCATCTGAATTTAATCAAAATATAAGTGAATGAAATGTGAAAAAAGTAAAAGAGCATAGTAATTTTTGCACGAATTCTGGCCTAAAATGTGGAATGACTGAACCTGAATGTAAAGCTCAAAATTGTCCGACGTTTTGTTGCGAAAATAATAAACAATGCGAAATGTGTAAAAAAGCAATGGCAATGAAATAGCTTTATACACCATATTGAAACTAAATTATTAAACAGTTCATAAACCACTATCAAACAAGTAAAAAAGAAAACTCCGCCATTGGAGTTTTTATTTTCTACTTTAGTTGATTGTAACTGTAATTGCTTCTGAAGCTAATGTGTTTTCATTTGCAATTGTTCTTATTTGGTAAGTACCACTAGCTAAATTAGAAAGCTTTCTAGTTGTTATTTTTGTTCAGCTACCTTGATTTTCTAAACGAAATTCCATTGAGTTATCAACACCAACAATTACTCTGTTATGAACCCTAACTTTGTTTCTAAGATCGTTGTCATTACCTTTTAAAAGTGGAATAACTTGAATATCTGATTCATACATATTGGCACTGTGTTTATGACGAACCGAGATTGAACCGAGCACAACATTATTTATTTCAAAGTTATCGTTTGTAATATTTTTTCACTCACCAAAATTATTACGGGATTCCATACCTGATGAAACATTAGTTAGCTTAATTGAATTATCGCTTAATGAAATTATTTTAGCTTCTGGTGTTTGATGTTTTTGAACATCAAATTCAAATTCATTTGTGCCAGTAATATTAAATTTATGACCATATTTTTTAATATCTAGTTTAACTTTAGTTTTTTCATATTTTGTAAAGTGATCTAGGTAAACAATATAGCCATCACTAACTTTTTCAACATTGTTAACCATTGCATTTGTTACAATAAAGTTTCCTTTATCTAAAGATACTTCATTTGGATTTAATGTAACTTTTAGTGAATATTTGCCAAATGTTTTGCCTAAATTACTATTTTGGCTTACTGATGCACTAATTTCTTTAAGTTGGAAATTATTGCTAAAGTCCTTGAATGCGTATCTTATTTTTTTATAACTTACTCATGAAATAGGAGACTCGTGATATTTATCGATTCTTACTCCACGCTCTTCTAATTTGCGTGATAAATTCTCTAAATTATGTGGTAGCGCATAAACATCTAGTCAATTCGAGTCACTAAAGTCACTTGCTTTTTCAAATTTTTGGTCAAATAATGCCATTGCTTCATCAACATTAGAAACATAACTTGCATTTTTGTGATTTCTAAAACGATTGCCCATTCTGTCTTTGTAGTGGTTGTAAAAGCCTTTAGCATATGAAAAATCATCATCATGCATTAAGAAGTAATTGTATGTGACTTTGTGTTTGTCAACTCTATCTATTGCTTTGCCTTTAGTCAAATCAACCCTGTCAGATGTTGTATCAACATGATATCATTTGCCTTCAATTTCAACTAAGTTTCAAGCATGTTTTACACTTCTTCAACTAGCTATATTTCCAGTCATCATTATGCTTAAAATTTTCATTTCATGCATTAGCATGTTGAATCCATTTGCATATCCAGTACATATTGCATTTTTTTCAATAAGTGCCGAATGAGCTGATTGATCTTTTCAAATATCACCAGTATCAACATATGTAACATTAGCAGTTAATCACTCGTGTGCTTTAATTATTTTTTCTAATGTAGATAGATCTTTTTCACTCAGCTACTATTTTTTAGCTGCTTCTCTAGCTTCTTTTTCTTCTTTTAATTTTCTGTCTTCATCTTCATTTCCAACAGAAACAATTGCTCTATATAAATTGCCTTTATATTCGGCTCATACTTCAGCATTTCATTGGCTGTTTGTGTGTTTTTTACCTGAAATATAGCCTTTTTCGTCAAGTGTTAAATATGTTTTATCATTGTCCTGATTTGCATCAAAAACTAAATCTTCAGGATATGAAGTCTTTTGATATCATTTAACACCTTCAACAACTTGCTTAGTTTCATTATCTATTAAAGAAAGTTGTTTTTTCTCAGAGCCATTGCCCATAACGGTAACATTTTGCATGTTAAGAGCATACTTAGGATGTGAATAATAGTTTCAAGCTTTCATTTCATTTTTGTCTAAAAGTAATTTATGAACTTGTTCTTTTGAAAGCGCTCTTTCTTCAAAAGGCTCATCATATTGCACAGGGTATTTAATTGCAGATTCTGTTGCAACTGAAGTTGAAGTTGGTAGTTCACTTGCATTGCTTGAATAATTTATAGAACTTGTGCTGCTTGTGTTATTTTCAGCTGTTGTTGAAGCACTTGTAGGTGTGGTTGTAGATGTATTGATGGCATTTGCTGCGTTATTGATATTAACTTCACCACTAATTTCATCTGATTTAGTAATTTCTGTCTCTGGCTGTTTTACAGGTTCTTTAGGAAAATTAGCAGCATTTTTAGCGCTAGTTTTATCAACTGCTGTGCTAGTATGCACATCAGTATCATTACTGTCTAAAGCCAACTTAACATTTTCAGCAAAATCTGCTGAAACAGCAGAGGCTGAAGTAGCATTTTCAATAAAATTGTGATTTTCAATAACTGAAGGCAAGATTTTTTCAAGCTCTTCTATTTTTTCTTCATAACGCGAGCTGACTGTATTTATTGAAAATACATTTCCATTTCCATTACCAAATTCACAACTAGCTGAAATTACAGAAGTTGCAAAAATTGAACTTAAAGCCAAAACGCTAAGTAATTTATTCTTCTTCATAACCACCTACTTCATCCATATTTTCTTTATGCAAATAATTTATTTCACATTATAAATGTGCTCCCTAAATTAATAACAACTTTTTGAAGCAATTTATGCAAAATATGGAATGATTTTCCATATATTTTTTATGTATTTAGTTGTCAAAAATTGGCTCTACTAAAGTTCTGAAGTTAATTAAAATCATAAGCGCGATAAAATAATTAAACTATGAAAAATATTAAGATTTATGAATTATTTGCTGGTATTGGAAGCCAATATAAAGCTTGTAAAAATATTGAAAGTGAACTTAGTGTTAATTTTGTAAGCTTAGGAGCTTGTGAATGATACATTGATGCAATTATTGCTTATATGAAAATACACTACGATAGTGTTTTGCTTGAAAGTGACTTAAGCAAGGATGAAATGGTTAATTTGTTAAATAAATTTACCTTTTCAGCTGATTCTAAAAAAGAAGTCAATAAAGCCTATTTTACAAGGATGAATGAACAAAAGCTCCGTTCAATTTTTCCTTATCTTTTTGGCTTTGTAAATTATGAATATTTTAGTAAAAAGTGAGATAAATCTAAAATAGAAAATAGGGGGGCACGAGTTTCACTCGTTTACGAATATCAAAGATATTCAAATTTTGCCTAAAGACATTGATATTCTAACTTATTCTTTTCCTTGTCAAGATATTTCTCAGCAAGGGAATCAAAAAGGCATAACAAAGCAAACTAGATCAGGATTGCTTTATGAAGTTGAAAGAATTTTAAAAAGCAATAAAGATAGACTCCCTAACGTACTGCTTTTAGAAAATGTAAAAGCATTAGCATCTAAAAAATTCATAAATCAGTTTCAAGATTGAATAGCTTCCTTAAGCGAATTAGGCTATAAATCAGTGTGAAAAGTAGTTAACTCAGTTGACTATGGCTCTGTGCAAAATCGTGAAAGAGTATTTTGTGTTTCTTACTTAGCAAATAATGATTTTGACTTCCCACAGGCAGTAAAATCATTTAAAAAATTAGAAAATATTGTTTTCGATAATTCAGAAATGAAAAATTGCAATGATCTGTTGCAATATTTTCATAATAACTTTAGTGAAACAAAAAATCAAATTGTTAAGACCAAACTACTTGATTACACTAACTTTAACTCTGAAGCATATGTTTATTTACCAACTAAACTAGGACCAACATTAACTGCTTCAGGTGCAAACGCTAGATTAAAGTTTTATTTTAACCAAACAAATGAACTTAAATTAATGTCATCTAAACAAGCATTTTTATATATGGGATTTACCGAAAAAGACTATTTTAAGGCAAAAGAAGGAAATTTAATCAGCGAGCAAAAATTGATTTTTTTATGTGGTAATTCAATTTCAGTTGAAGTTTTAGAAAGTATTTTTGGCAGGTTATAAAATGCAATTTAGTAAAAGCATAAGAAAATACAGACTAAATTTTGCCACTAAATCTTTGAATAACAAAAAATCAAATAGTGCTAAAGCAAAAGGTTATATAGACTTATATATTGATACTTTTGATGAAATAATGTATTTAGCTTACTGAAAAATAAACTTTGACTATCTTATAATAGATCAGTATACAACTAGATCATGATTTGAATGCCAAAATAGTAATTTCAAATTACGTAGTTCATTATTTAATGAACTAAATATAAGTCAGCACCCTAGACTTAGTCGAAGCTCTAATTTGCTATATGAATTAAATCCTCAGGAGATAGAAATTACTAACTCATGATTTAACTCAAAAACCTATAAATCAACCTTAAAGAACATAATTTCTATTATTAAAGGCAACAATGCAGGTGGCTCATTTTCTAGCCCAAAAGCTGCTGAAATAATTTGTACAAATTTAAATAATGATAATGAAGTTTACAAGGAAAACTTAATTATGTTTCTAGATAATATTGATTTTAAAAATTCATTTATAACTGATGTCAATGAATCAAATATTGAGAATTATGATTCAGCTTTAGCTCATGAACCAATTAATATTAATGATCTTATAGGCTTAATTAAAACAAATCCAAAATATAAACCTTATGAAATGCTTTTAGATCTAACTTCAAATTTGGAAAAAGAAGCATCGATTAGAAAAGAGGATTTTAAGACGCAAAAAGAATTTATAAATCAATTAATCAAAGAAACATCCACAACAGGTAGAGCAATGTTGCTTGCTAATCAAGATATTACACGTAAAAGAGCTAGCGCTTCAAGAATGGATATAAATGTTTTTGAAGAAGACTACTATACTTATGAAAATGCTCATATTTATGATGTTAAAGCAATAAAAAATAGACTTTCTGAGCTTATTTCTAAAAATTATCAAAAACATAAAACCTCTGCAAGGCAAATAATTAACTCTAATGAATGTCAAAGTGTTTTAAGTTTAGTTAATGATGAAAATAATCTAATAAACTTACCAAAGCAGGTACATGATTGATTTGATGATAACAGATTTACATATGATCAAAATGGTATATTAGTTTTGTTAGATAATACTTTAAAAGTAGATGAATACAATGAATTCAAAAAGTGCACTAAAATACCATATATCTTTTTAAATAATAGGCGTAAAGAGTTTATAAATTTAAGAAATATATTCCGAAAAAATGATGTTTAGAGGCTTGTATTAGTTGTTTAAAAAACCAAATTAAAAGAGCAAAGTCTGCTCTTTTTAAATTGCTTTAAGTTAACTAATTATCCTTATTTATAGCTTCTAAAGTCAATTACAGCTCTGCCGATTAACTCACCTTTAGATAGCTTTTCAAACACATCTTTTACTTCATCTAAGTTAATTACCTGCCCAACTTTAGATACTATGCCTTTTGTACCTAAAATTAGTGCTTCTTTAGTATCTTGCCTTGTGCCAACAACAGAACCAAGAATATGATTTTCGCCTGAAATTGTGGCTAAAATTGACAAAGGAAATTCTATTTTTCCATTTTCATCTTTTGGTGGAACACCAACTAATACTTGCTTGCCTGCTCTACGTAAAATATACATTGCTAAGACTGCTGAAGCGGCAGAAACTGATGTATTAATTACAGCATGCACACCGCCATTAGTAATTTCTTTAATTTCTTGAACTAATGATAAATCATTAGCATTAAATGTATGGTGCGCTCCTTCAGTTTTAGCTGATTCTAATTTCTTATCGTCAATATCTATAGCAATAATATTTAGCCCCATAGCTTTAGCATATGCTATTGCAAAATGACCTAGTCCACCAATTCCAATAATAGCAACATAATCACCAACTTTTAATTCAGCTTGCTTTAGTGCTTTATAACTAGTTACTCCGCCACATAATATTGGCGCTCCTGCAACAATATCTAAATTACTTGGTATAGGCAAAACATAATCTTCATGTCCAATTGTATATTCAGCAAAAGTTCCTGGCTTAACTAAAGAAGTTACAACTCTAGAAGTACATAAAATTTCTTTTCCACTTATGCAATATTCGCACTGACCACATGCACTAAACATATATCCAATGCCAACTCTGTCGCCAACTTTTATTTTGCTGCATTTTGGCCCAACTTTTGTAACAATTCCTATGCCTTCATGACCTGGCACCATTGGATAATTTGGTTGTCTAGGTCAATCAAAATTTGCTATATGCAAATCTGTGTGACACACACCACTAGTTTCTAATTTAACTAAAACCTCATTATCAACTGGTTCTGGTATATCAATTAATTCAACACTATATTCTTTAGGGGCTTTCACCACAAAAGCTTTCATCTTACTCATCTTTAACACAACCTTTATTAATAATCGCCAATTATTAATAAATGATATTAAGTTATCTTTTCAAATTTCAAAATATGGAAAAATAGTCTTATTTTTTATATACAAAAATCAAAAAACAAAAAATAAAAGCAGATAGTGGGTTCTCTGCTTTTGATTTTCTTTTGAATTTTATTTAGAGCAACAAAACCGAAAAATATATAAATTAAAATACAACTATTTTTTTTGCTTTGTATACATATTATAAGCTTCAGTTAATTTTGCTTTTACCTTTGCAAACTTATCAAGAAATTCCTTGCTATTTGTTTTAGGTTCAGAAGAACTTGTTAAATTTGTAACATCATCAAAAATATCACTAAGGTCATTTATATCTTCTTCTTCATAGCCAAATTTTTTCAAGAAATCCTCAACACCTTTATTGAAGTTCTTAATAGTTTTGTTGGATGTAGAATCGAATTCATTTTTTAATATTTTAAGACTGTCTTCAGTTTTTAGTTTCTCTTCAATATTTCCACACCCATTAAAAAAAGTGTATAAAACTTCCAATTTCTTTTCTGGCTCAGATTCAACAGCCTCTGTTTCATTATTTGCAGTACCAGGATCATCTCCCATAGGTTGTTCTCCACTATTAGTGCTATCTCCATTTCTAGGTGTAGTTCCTTCAGTTCCGCTTCCTTGAGTGCCATTGTCTCCATTGTCTGCTGGTTGAGTACTTTCAGGTGATCTAGAGCCTTCAGTTGTTTCGGGAGCGCTAGGGGTCTCATGTTCTGTTGGCATATCAGAAGGAGCAGTTTCATCATTCATCGGAGGCATTTCTTCTCTAGGGCTATTGCCCCCCTGCTTTCATTAGAGCTTCCGTCTTCACTATTTGGAGTAGCTTCACTATTATTTGATTCTTCCCCACTTCCTTGATTTCCTTGGTTATTTTCTGATTGTATTGAACTTCCGTCTTGATTGTCGTCTCTGTTTACAGAATTAGTGTTGGTATTATTATTTATATCTGGTTTATTTTTGTTTTCATCTTTGTTGTTTTTGTCATCTTCTTTATTATTAGTTGATGACGAATCTGTAATATCACATTTTGCAGCAACAAATGGCAAAACACTAAAAGATGCCATTGCTCCCAAAATTGTTAAAAATTTATTAATTTTTTTTCATAATGAGAAAGTATATAGTTTTTGATATCTTTAATACTATTTTCATAAATTAATACTATGGATTCTTAATTTAAAATTAGTTTTATTCAAAAATATGAAAAGTAATTGTTCAAGAAGCTTATGAAGTTTTTGAATGTGAATGAGCAAACAAAATTACTTTTTAAAAGTTTAGCTGATAATTGTGAAGGTAAAATGAAATTAAAATGCTATTTATGATATATCAAAAATTAGTCAAAGATAAGTACAAAACCATTAGGTTAAACAGTAAGATTTTAAAAAGAAAGTAAAAAATGCAGAAACTAAAGCTGCATTTTTTAATTATTTATATAAAAAATAAGAGGGAACTATCTTGAAAGATGATCTTCAGTTGTACCTCATGCTGAAGCCCATCTCTTTTTTAATTCACTTTTAATACTTGAATTTTTAAATATACCTTTAATAACGTTTTTATTAGTAATATTTCAACCATTTATGTCCTGATTAAATTTTGAAACATTGTAAAACGCTTCACTTGTTGTCTTCAAATTCTTTGTATTTCATTTTTCAAGATTATCAATCTTATCTGACTTAAGATTGTGGAATGTTAAATATAATGAATCAATTTTTAGAGGTAAATGTTCAGGAACTTTTGTTGTGTGATGCGGAAGCCCAGTTGCTCTAATTTTTCCATTTTCAAGAAAATAGCCTAATTGAGTTGCTACAAGTTTTTTATTTCTGCCATTTACAGGACTTCAGTTTTTATTTATTTTATTGTCTGAAAGGTTAGATATTATTTTATTTGGCTCTTCTTCAAAATAATATTTTGTCAGAACTTGATCTTTTAATACTTTTCTTAAAGTAACGTTGAAGCTTTGTGTTCCTAGCTTTAAGTTAATTTTATTTTTTCCGCCTTGAACATCAACTTCAAGTTTACTATTTTTATCACTTGGATTTTGAAGGACAATGTTATTTATATTTTTTTCTCTAGCATATAATGCAATTTGATCAAGAAATTCACCTTGAGTGTGGAATGAACCAAAAGCATCTTCATGTATTTTAACTATACTCTTAACAGTTTCAACATCTTTTTTATCTTTTGCTTCTTGTGCTTCTTTTTGTTTCCTTGTAGCTTCTTCTTGCTTTCTTTTTTTCTTCTTGTTGTTTTCTTTCTTCTTCTTTTGCTTTAGTGGCCTCTTCTTGTATTCTTTTTGCTTCCTCTAATGTATGCGGCATAGCATATGTGCCACCATTATTTTCTGAATTATCTGGTTGATCCCCTTGCTCACTATTAGAATGAGTAGTCGAATCACTCATACTATCCATATTATTATCATTATTATTTAGGGGGGGGGTGTCATTTTTAGGATTTGTATTTTCTTCAGTTATAGCACCAGTCATTTCACTCTTATTTTCATCTCTTTTTTTACATGAGGCTGCAATTAAAGGTAGTGAAACTAGAGAAAGTGACAAGCTAGTTAGAATTTTTGTTTTCTTTTTCATGTTTTAAATTTTCCTTTCATTGATTATCACTTACACTTAAGTAAGCAAAAGTAATTGCCATTCTTGATTAATTGTATAAATTTAATAAATAATAAATTAAGATAGCAAAAATATAGTGTCTTTAATTCAAGAAAGAATATTACTAAAAAAATTTATTTTTGAAGCAAGAATTTAAAAATAAAATAGATAGCGTCTATTCTATCTATTACTTAAATGTCTATAAAACAATGCTTTTGGCTGTTTTATTTTGTTTTGCCTTCAGCACCAACTTTTTCTAAATAAGTAAATATTTTATCTAGATCTTTGAATGTTTTAGCATTATGAAACATAGAGTTTAGTAATGTCTTTAATTTTTTAAATTCATCTAAAACTTTATTTTTGTTTTCAGAATCACTTTTTAATACATCATTGATCATTTTTTCAATATTTTCATATTCAGCATCGATTTCTTTTTTATAGTCTTTTTTGGCTTCATCATCTAAAATATCAGAAACTGATTGGCCATCATCAATTGAACTGTATACTCTGCCAATGTCATATCCTGATGCATCAGTTTCATTTGCATCCCTTTCAGTAACTTTTGGCATTTTAGTGTTCATATTATTTGCTGAATCACCAACTGATGGAACAACTTGAGACTTTTCGCTTCCTAAAACACTTTTTTCATTTTTTGGATTTTCGTTTTTTAATTGTTTCTTAGGTGCTGATTCATTTTCTTTTTTGTCAATAGTTGAATTTTCAGATGTACTGTCTTTTTTATCTGCACCACTGTTTTTTTCAGTTTTGTTTTGGCTGTCACTTTTATCTTCTTTACCACTATTTAGGTTTTCATTGCCACATTTAGCTGCTACAAATGGAATTGCACTTAAAGAAGCAACTGAACCTAAAAATAAAAACTTAGATTTTTTCATACGATATTTATTATTCTCCCTTTAGTAATAGTTATGGTAATAAAAATGGAATTATATAAGTAAGAAAAAATAACCAGAGAGAGAGAGACGAGCCAAAATATGAAATTGTTTCCTTAAGCAAAATAGTGGCTTTTTTTGCTTGCTAAAATGAAGCCTTAAAACAAAATTTGTGCCCATTGTTAAAAGTAATTTATACAAATGCAAACTTTGCCTAAATAATTGTTTTATAGTGCTGTAAGCAAATTGAAACAACAAAAAACACCCTGAATTTAAATAATCAGGATGTTTCTTAAAAAGGTAATTTAATTATTTTCTAAAGTCAATAACAGCTCTTCC
This sequence is a window from Mycoplasmopsis agalactiae PG2. Protein-coding genes within it:
- a CDS encoding zinc-dependent alcohol dehydrogenase encodes the protein MKAFVVKAPKEYSVELIDIPEPVDNEVLVKLETSGVCHTDLHIANFDWPRQPNYPMVPGHEGIGIVTKVGPKCSKIKVGDRVGIGYMFSACGQCEYCISGKEILCTSRVVTSLVKPGTFAEYTIGHEDYVLPIPSNLDIVAGAPILCGGVTSYKALKQAELKVGDYVAIIGIGGLGHFAIAYAKAMGLNIIAIDIDDKKLESAKTEGAHHTFNANDLSLVQEIKEITNGGVHAVINTSVSAASAVLAMYILRRAGKQVLVGVPPKDENGKIEFPLSILATISGENHILGSVVGTRQDTKEALILGTKGIVSKVGQVINLDEVKDVFEKLSKGELIGRAVIDFRSYK
- a CDS encoding AAA family ATPase — encoded protein: MSSNNFVLSYKNLTSEQQKMIDLVREGKNVLVDACIGSGKTTAIQALCNELSITKKILYLTYNKLLKLDAKNKIRNKNVTTTNYHGFAYGILIRNNIKTSGNDAIKDYLETDIVPGNYDILVLDEYQDINTEISDLLTRIKEHNPNIQIVAVGDMDQKIYDSTTLKADEFINNFLVNYEKISFTQSFRMPKEHGAMLGRVWNKNIVGVNENCEIEYKNKDEIIQFLSTQDPKDILCLGSRRGLITEVLNELENNYPEKFNKKLYMLAYEMKKKWLSQKKIQPFLQHLIALKA
- a CDS encoding Mbov_0729 family lipopotein, with the protein product MNDETAPSDMPTEHETPSAPETTEGSRSPESTQPADNGDNGTQGSGTEGTTPRNGDSTNSGEQPMGDDPGTANNETEAVESEPEKKLEVLYTFFNGCGNIEEKLKTEDSLKILKNEFDSTSNKTIKNFNKGVEDFLKKFGYEEEDINDLSDIFDDVTNLTSSSEPKTNSKEFLDKFAKVKAKLTEAYNMYTKQKK
- the dcm gene encoding DNA (cytosine-5-)-methyltransferase; this encodes MPKDIDILTYSFPCQDISQQGNQKGITKQTRSGLLYEVERILKSNKDRLPNVLLLENVKALASKKFINQFQDWIASLSELGYKSVWKVVNSVDYGSVQNRERVFCVSYLANNDFDFPQAVKSFKKLENIVFDNSEMKNCNDLLQYFHNNFSETKNQIVKTKLLDYTNFNSEAYVYLPTKLGPTLTASGANARLKFYFNQTNELKLMSSKQAFLYMGFTEKDYFKAKEGNLISEQKLIFLCGNSISVEVLESIFGRL
- a CDS encoding MAG4270 family putative restriction endonuclease, with translation MQFSKSIRKYRLNFATKSLNNKKSNSAKAKGYIDLYIDTFDEIMYLAYWKINFDYLIIDQYTTRSWFECQNSNFKLRSSLFNELNISQHPRLSRSSNLLYELNPQEIEITNSWFNSKTYKSTLKNIISIIKGNNAGGSFSSPKAAEIICTNLNNDNEVYKENLIMFLDNIDFKNSFITDVNESNIENYDSALAHEPININDLIGLIKTNPKYKPYEMLLDLTSNLEKEASIRKEDFKTQKEFINQLIKETSTTGRAMLLANQDITRKRASASRMDINVFEEDYYTYENAHIYDVKAIKNRLSELISKNYQKHKTSARQIINSNECQSVLSLVNDENNLINLPKQVHDWFDDNRFTYDQNGILVLLDNTLKVDEYNEFKKCTKIPYIFLNNRRKEFINLRNIFRKNDV
- the dcm_N gene encoding DNA (cytosine-5-)-methyltransferase N-terminal subunit; this encodes MKNIKIYELFAGIGSQYKACKNIESELSVNFVSLGACEWYIDAIIAYMKIHYDSVLLESDLSKDEMVNLLNKFTFSADSKKEVNKAYFTRMNEQKLRSIFPYLFGFVNYEYFSKKWDKSKIENRGARVSLVYEYQRYSNFA
- a CDS encoding BspA family leucine-rich repeat surface protein; translation: MKKKLTIALSSVIGTALLATAIAVPIALHQKNKKPLMINNNFGAIKNPKDMNDLMIDDGDMTKSHPPLMKSEPVDLSSLINKASLGLIITENDLPTEKQLLDLVKKENPGLGEQALQSLTVENISKEGSTITSKNKDDFSGEIKLEYRSRTNSEQDEYNKKTTELVKTTWNNSFKNKMHNLMTFGEIFDSLVKKVNREDSKITIDEDLKKTYITTYLKNGANSGSSGSGSNGVQGNSDNKEFVVKVEDKDEIKLEIGFARGGTVPTKYIDKNGKEVSADSWDLSNIDAAVITKIGFHDYKGSIRVPVMPKNVKQVPKELPSVVTSLEKTFKGLKSDKVLGIESWDTSNITNLSETFIDAENFNQDLSNWKTLNVTDMSATFFNAKKFNSPLDKWDTSNVENMQSMFYGASEFNQNISEWNVKKVKEHSNFCTNSGLKCGMTEPECKAQNCPTFCCENNKQCEMCKKAMAMK
- a CDS encoding variable surface lipoprotein → MKKKTKILTSLSLSLVSLPLIAASCKKRDENKSEMTGAITEENTNPKNDTPPLNNNDNNMDSMSDSTTHSNSEQGDQPDNSENNGGTYAMPHTLEEAKRIQEEATKAKEEERKQQEEKKKARRSYKETKRSTRSKR
- a CDS encoding variable surface lipoprotein is translated as MKKSKFLFLGSVASLSAIPFVAAKCGNENLNSGKEDKSDSQNKTEKNSGADKKDSTSENSTIDKKENESAPKKQLKNENPKNEKSVLGSEKSQVVPSVGDSANNMNTKMPKVTERDANETDASGYDIGRVYSSIDDGQSVSDILDDEAKKDYKKEIDAEYENIEKMINDVLKSDSENKNKVLDEFKKLKTLLNSMFHNAKTFKDLDKIFTYLEKVGAEGKTK